CTTGTTCAGCACCTGAATAATATAAACGTAAATCCAATGATTCCCCATTCCGCAAAAATGACCTCTTTTCACGCCGGCGGGGAAAGTAAAAATATTATTCCCGGCAATGCTTCGTTTTCGATTGACCTTCGTGCACAGACAAATGATGTGATGGAAGAACTGATGAAAAAAACAGAAGCCATTGCCAACATGCTTGCTGACTATCATGAGGTGTCCATCGATTTGAAAATAGGTGCAAATATCGCTGCTTCTGTAATAAATGAAGAGGCAGCATCGATTATGGAAAAAGCAATTATCGAAAGCCGCGGTGCTGAAAAGCTCGAGCCAATAATCACAACGACAGGCGGTGATGATTTTCATTTCTATACGATCAAAAAACCGCATCTTAAAGCGACCATGCTTGCGATTGGCTGTGATTTAAAGCCCGGGCTGCATCACCCGAATATGACATTCAAACATGAGATTATTCCACAGGTTGTTGACATTTTAACCAATGCATTATTGAAAACAACTGAAGAGTATTCATAAAGGGGGCTGCACCATGACAAAAAATGTTGAAATACGTCAGCTTACAACTATGGAAGAGTTACGTGAAATGCAACAGGTGGAAGAAGCGGTATGGCAGATGCCCCCTAATGCGGTTCATCAGACATATACCGCCTTAAAAAATGGTGGCGTCATATTGGGAGCATTTGATAACGATAAAATGATTGGCTTTTTATACAGTTTTGCAGGATTTGACGGAAAGAAATCATATCTTTGCTCACACATGCTTGGAATTTTACCGGATTACCGTAAAGGCGGACTCGGTAAACGCATGAAATTAAAGCAGGCAGAAACCGCAAGTAAAATAGGCTATTCCTTGATTACATGGACATTTGATCCGCTTGAAAGTCTTAATGCCTACCTGAATTTGCATAAGCTTGGCGCAATTGGGGCCAGTTACAAAAAGAATCATTATGGATCCATGAATGACGGGTTGAATCAGGGACTGCCAACAGATCGTATTCAAATTGAATGGTACATCGACGAACAGAAAACTCCGCAAAACATACCGCTGGATAATAGCAAACTTTTACTTGATGTTAATGAAAGCGGTATCCCTTTTACGAAAATGGATACCTTTAATCCAGCAAATGACAATTGGTTTGTTGCCATTCCAAGCAGCTTCCAGACAATTAAGAAGCAGGATTTTGATTTAGCCAAAAAATGGAAGCAACAATCAAGTGAGGTATTTGAAATCTTATTTAAAAATGGATATACAGCAACAGATCTTTTGCGCGATGATTCGAAACAAATAAGTTATTATTATTTTTGTAAATAAAATAAATATGTCGTATTACTGGAGGTTACTGCGATGACAATTCCTATTAAACAAATTAAACTGCGCAAATTGAAAATGATGCTCAAATCCCCCTTCACAACCAGTTTTGGGACAATGCAGGAAAAAGAATTTTTTGTAACCGAGGCGATTGATGGAGACGGGAATCACGGGTTTGGTGAATCTGTTGCGTTTACAATTCCCTGGTACAGTGAGGAAACAGTTAAGACAACTCACCATGTTATAACGGACTTTTTAATACCGTTATTAAAGGAAAACATATTAAACCATCCAGATGATGTATTGGAATTATTTAAACCAATCAAACGAAACAACATGGCAAAGTCTGCGTTGGAAGGTGCAATCTGGGACCTCTATGCCAAGCAAAAAAATATACCGCTTGCCGAGGTGCTTGGTGGGACTAAAAAACAAATTGATGTTGGAATCAGTCTAGGCATCCAGCCAAGTATTGATGATCTTTTGCAAAAAGTTCAAGAAAATGTAAAAGCCGGATATAAGCGAATCAAAATAAAAATCAAACCTGGCTGGGACTATGATGTACTTGCCGAAGTGAAGAAGAACTTCCCGGATATTCCGGTGATGGCAGATGCCAACTCGGCCTATACGCTAAAAGACATCAGCCAATTACAGAAACTCGATGAATTGGATCTGCTGATGATCGAACAGCCATTGGCACACGATGATATTGTTGATCACTCCAAACTGCAGGCAGCAATGAACACACCAATTTGTCTGGATGAAAGTATTCATTCACTGAGTGATACGCAAAAAGCAATTCAGTTACAAAGCTGTAAAATCATAAATATCAAGATTGGCAGGGTCGGTGGTCTTTCTGAAGCGAAAAGAATACACGATGTTTGTAAGCAAAATGGTATTGACGTCTGGTGCGGCGGGATGCTGGAATCCGGAATTGGCCGGGCCCACAATATCGCATTGACTACCCTGCCACAATTTGTATTGCCTGGTGATACAGCCGGGTCATCGCGCTATTGGGAAAAAGATATTATAACTCCTGAAGTCGTTGCTGAGAATGGAGTTATTACTGTTCCAGGCGAGCCTGGAATAGGATACGAAATTGATAATGACGCTTTGGACACATTTACTGTGGATGAAGAAGTATTTACTTTGTGATCTCCTAATTATAAATATATTTAGAAAGGGGCAGGTTTCATGAAGAACTTTTTTGAGGGAGCATTTGGGAGATATATGGTTCCCGCAATCATTATTCAATCAACGCTGATAGGGGGTGGATATGCTACAGGGAGAGAAATTGTCCAATATGGTGCTAAATATGGTGCCATGGGATGGCTTGGTGGTATCGGTATTTTACTTGGATTTACCGTCATGGCTATTCTGATGTTCGAACTGGCCCGTAAATACCAGGCATTTGAATACCGCAAGTTACTCAAAGAACTAATAGGTAAATACTGGTTTTTATTTGATATCGTATACTTGTTACTCGCCATATTAATTATCGCCATCATGGCCTCAGCAACCGGTGAGATTCTGAGCAGTACACTTGGATTCAATTATTGGGTTGGCGTTATTCTGATAACCGTTATTGTTGGTATT
The genomic region above belongs to Virgibacillus doumboii and contains:
- a CDS encoding GNAT family N-acetyltransferase; this translates as MTKNVEIRQLTTMEELREMQQVEEAVWQMPPNAVHQTYTALKNGGVILGAFDNDKMIGFLYSFAGFDGKKSYLCSHMLGILPDYRKGGLGKRMKLKQAETASKIGYSLITWTFDPLESLNAYLNLHKLGAIGASYKKNHYGSMNDGLNQGLPTDRIQIEWYIDEQKTPQNIPLDNSKLLLDVNESGIPFTKMDTFNPANDNWFVAIPSSFQTIKKQDFDLAKKWKQQSSEVFEILFKNGYTATDLLRDDSKQISYYYFCK
- the menC gene encoding o-succinylbenzoate synthase, whose product is MTIPIKQIKLRKLKMMLKSPFTTSFGTMQEKEFFVTEAIDGDGNHGFGESVAFTIPWYSEETVKTTHHVITDFLIPLLKENILNHPDDVLELFKPIKRNNMAKSALEGAIWDLYAKQKNIPLAEVLGGTKKQIDVGISLGIQPSIDDLLQKVQENVKAGYKRIKIKIKPGWDYDVLAEVKKNFPDIPVMADANSAYTLKDISQLQKLDELDLLMIEQPLAHDDIVDHSKLQAAMNTPICLDESIHSLSDTQKAIQLQSCKIINIKIGRVGGLSEAKRIHDVCKQNGIDVWCGGMLESGIGRAHNIALTTLPQFVLPGDTAGSSRYWEKDIITPEVVAENGVITVPGEPGIGYEIDNDALDTFTVDEEVFTL